The following proteins come from a genomic window of Sardina pilchardus chromosome 13, fSarPil1.1, whole genome shotgun sequence:
- the LOC134100234 gene encoding GTPase IMAP family member 7-like isoform X1: protein MAAIEGLESGRRRTFSMDKPPEFRLVLVGKTGAGKSSSGNTILGRDAFSAAVSHSSVTRQCCKLSGEVFGREVTIVDTPGLFDTSLPKHTVQREISKCINMSAPGPHAILLVIKVGPFTSEEQDAVRQVEEIFGADAWKYTMILFTLDNQAVPDIDRQLREAGPELQSILQKVENRFHCLRNNHVDDRSQVLDLLEKVEKMVKRNGRQFYSNYTYMEVVKMLEKRELELKAFYEKILEEKIKAVESKYEKMLLEAQQDQPDTKKRRQAEVEEVKRYYEALKRDVRHVVEQTVKADSVEDIHKFHMTLRLKFTS from the exons aatcagggaggagaagaacatTCAGTATGGACAAACCTCCAG AGTTCAGACTCGTTCTTGTTGGGAAGACGGGAGCAGGGAAGAGCTCCAGTGGAAACACTATACTGGGAAGAGATGCCTTCAGTGCAGCTGTCAGTCATTCCTCAG TCACCAGACAGTGCTGTAAGCTGAGTGGGGAGGTGTTCGGTAGAGAAGTAACCATTGTTGATACTCCTGGCCTCTTCGACACCTCGTTACCTAAACACACTGTGCAGAGGGAGATCTCCAAATGCATCAACATGTCGGCCCCGGGGCCCCACGCCATCCTGCTGGTCATCAAGGTGGGGCCGTTCACCAGTGAGGAGCAAGACGCTGTGAGGCAGGTGGAGGAGATCTTCGGAGCAGATGCCTGGAAGTACACCATGATCCTCTTTACCCTGGATAACCAAGCTGTGCCAGACATCGATAGACAGCTGAGGGAGGCAGGACCTGAGCTGCAGTCGATCCTACAGAAAGTAGAAAATAGATTCCACTGCCTCCGTAACAACCATGTTGATGATCGTAGCCAGGTCCTGGACCTGCTGGAGAAGGTGGAGAAGATGGTGAAGAGGAACGGTCGACAGTTTTACTCCAACTACACCTATATGGAGGTGGTGAAGATGTTGGAAAAGAGAGAGTTGGAGCTTAAAGCATTCTACGAGAAGATACTGGAGGAGAAAATAAAAGCTGTTGAGTCAAAGTACGAGAAGATGCTGTTGGAGGCTCAACAGGATCAACCAGACACAAAGAAACGGCGTCAGGCTGAAGTAGAGGAAGTGAAGCGGTACTACGAAGCTCTTAAGCGTGATGTCCGCCATGTAGTAGAACAGACTGTAAAAGCCGACTCTGTGGAAGACATTCACAAGTTTCACATGACCCTGAGACTGAAGTTCACCTCCTGA
- the LOC134100234 gene encoding GTPase IMAP family member 7-like isoform X2: protein MAAIEGLEFRLVLVGKTGAGKSSSGNTILGRDAFSAAVSHSSVTRQCCKLSGEVFGREVTIVDTPGLFDTSLPKHTVQREISKCINMSAPGPHAILLVIKVGPFTSEEQDAVRQVEEIFGADAWKYTMILFTLDNQAVPDIDRQLREAGPELQSILQKVENRFHCLRNNHVDDRSQVLDLLEKVEKMVKRNGRQFYSNYTYMEVVKMLEKRELELKAFYEKILEEKIKAVESKYEKMLLEAQQDQPDTKKRRQAEVEEVKRYYEALKRDVRHVVEQTVKADSVEDIHKFHMTLRLKFTS, encoded by the exons AGTTCAGACTCGTTCTTGTTGGGAAGACGGGAGCAGGGAAGAGCTCCAGTGGAAACACTATACTGGGAAGAGATGCCTTCAGTGCAGCTGTCAGTCATTCCTCAG TCACCAGACAGTGCTGTAAGCTGAGTGGGGAGGTGTTCGGTAGAGAAGTAACCATTGTTGATACTCCTGGCCTCTTCGACACCTCGTTACCTAAACACACTGTGCAGAGGGAGATCTCCAAATGCATCAACATGTCGGCCCCGGGGCCCCACGCCATCCTGCTGGTCATCAAGGTGGGGCCGTTCACCAGTGAGGAGCAAGACGCTGTGAGGCAGGTGGAGGAGATCTTCGGAGCAGATGCCTGGAAGTACACCATGATCCTCTTTACCCTGGATAACCAAGCTGTGCCAGACATCGATAGACAGCTGAGGGAGGCAGGACCTGAGCTGCAGTCGATCCTACAGAAAGTAGAAAATAGATTCCACTGCCTCCGTAACAACCATGTTGATGATCGTAGCCAGGTCCTGGACCTGCTGGAGAAGGTGGAGAAGATGGTGAAGAGGAACGGTCGACAGTTTTACTCCAACTACACCTATATGGAGGTGGTGAAGATGTTGGAAAAGAGAGAGTTGGAGCTTAAAGCATTCTACGAGAAGATACTGGAGGAGAAAATAAAAGCTGTTGAGTCAAAGTACGAGAAGATGCTGTTGGAGGCTCAACAGGATCAACCAGACACAAAGAAACGGCGTCAGGCTGAAGTAGAGGAAGTGAAGCGGTACTACGAAGCTCTTAAGCGTGATGTCCGCCATGTAGTAGAACAGACTGTAAAAGCCGACTCTGTGGAAGACATTCACAAGTTTCACATGACCCTGAGACTGAAGTTCACCTCCTGA